Proteins from a genomic interval of Treponema succinifaciens DSM 2489:
- a CDS encoding response regulator transcription factor, with protein sequence MFFKKKNIFRNLSIEEIKEKTRVLFIDDQNRNDIIEYLSKSDWKCRQLFERDFDTLDAIDIKDSHIICVDINGVGEKLGKNNGLDIVKSIKTKTPNKKIIIYSSQTTQNIFHEAVDLADKKIFKSAGDFEVFKNAIEELSKTIFSWDEMVLTSYEKVKPYYGDELTLELYKTKLEKMSSKKSFSVEQLEVAFKISTGIATLVFEGVKLFK encoded by the coding sequence ATGTTTTTTAAGAAAAAGAATATTTTTAGAAATTTAAGTATTGAAGAAATCAAGGAAAAAACAAGAGTCTTATTTATTGATGATCAAAATAGGAATGATATTATCGAATACTTGAGCAAATCAGATTGGAAATGTAGACAATTATTTGAAAGAGATTTTGACACATTAGATGCAATTGATATAAAGGATTCCCATATTATTTGTGTTGATATTAATGGTGTAGGAGAAAAACTCGGTAAGAATAATGGTTTAGATATAGTAAAATCCATTAAGACAAAAACGCCAAATAAAAAAATTATAATTTATTCTAGTCAAACTACACAAAATATTTTTCATGAAGCTGTTGATTTGGCTGATAAAAAAATCTTCAAAAGCGCAGGTGATTTTGAAGTATTCAAAAATGCAATCGAAGAACTGTCTAAAACTATATTCAGTTGGGATGAGATGGTATTAACTTCGTATGAAAAAGTAAAACCCTATTATGGAGATGAGTTAACATTAGAACTCTATAAAACTAAACTTGAAAAAATGAGCTCCAAGAAAAGTTTTTCTGTTGAACAATTGGAAGTTGCATTTAAAATTTCAACAGGAATTGCAACACTTGTATTTGAGGGAGTTAAATTATTTAAATGA
- a CDS encoding ATP-binding protein, whose protein sequence is MIILGVNNNNDLIYVYTEDKSKIDYLLSAIKNNKIENCVFFKDYMVIIRERDSGKYFFFYDEYRNSKDAKHATKVLLPAVLKSNSILSNNLTSYNESEHIILHNAKNIIHDITSSLRKELNYDELVYQEDKVDYINNLVQKNTLHYARELLRCEKALEQVAFEYNCLDLITSGELLDSTDRTWEKAHSCLVQAFYIYENEFKERNIKVNIEKNYDEIFCNFFSVRSSFALLFENCKKYCKENTDVSVTIEKQNDGSMKIDFDMISVFNTDQELETIFLEHKRGEEAAKKESGKGLGMFLVQKLMEINGFSIYMKKLPDKEIFYNNIKYCRNLIVIDIPQKFIK, encoded by the coding sequence ATGATAATTTTGGGTGTGAATAATAATAATGATTTGATTTATGTTTATACAGAAGACAAATCAAAAATAGATTATTTGTTATCAGCAATAAAAAATAACAAAATAGAAAATTGTGTTTTTTTTAAAGATTATATGGTTATTATCAGGGAAAGAGATTCTGGAAAGTATTTCTTTTTTTATGATGAATATAGAAATTCAAAAGATGCAAAACATGCAACTAAAGTCTTACTTCCAGCGGTATTGAAATCAAATTCTATTCTCTCAAATAATCTAACATCATATAATGAAAGTGAGCACATTATTTTACACAATGCAAAAAACATCATTCATGATATTACTTCAAGTCTAAGGAAAGAATTAAACTATGATGAGTTAGTATATCAAGAAGATAAAGTAGATTATATAAATAATTTAGTACAAAAAAACACACTTCATTATGCTAGAGAATTACTTCGTTGTGAGAAAGCCTTGGAACAAGTTGCATTTGAATATAACTGCTTGGATTTAATAACTTCCGGCGAATTGCTTGATTCAACTGATAGAACCTGGGAAAAAGCTCATTCTTGCTTAGTTCAGGCCTTTTATATCTATGAAAATGAATTTAAGGAAAGAAATATAAAAGTAAATATCGAAAAAAACTATGATGAAATTTTTTGTAATTTTTTTTCTGTCAGAAGTTCATTTGCTCTTTTATTTGAGAATTGTAAAAAATACTGTAAAGAAAATACAGATGTTTCCGTTACGATTGAAAAACAAAATGATGGTTCAATGAAAATAGATTTTGATATGATAAGTGTTTTTAATACAGATCAAGAATTGGAAACAATTTTTCTAGAACATAAACGTGGTGAAGAAGCTGCAAAAAAAGAATCAGGAAAAGGTCTTGGAATGTTTCTTGTTCAGAAATTGATGGAAATCAATGGTTTTTCAATCTATATGAAAAAACTGCCAGATAAAGAAATTTTCTACAATAATATAAAATATTGTAGAAATTTAATTGTTATTGATATTCCTCAAAAATTTATAAAGTAA
- a CDS encoding DUF5677 domain-containing protein produces MDQKFLKRLILECPLTDFSQNGNVTERQLQLDKYLEQFTSFLYANENQLIQHFWQDYIASSEIVLLQNSKMLRRCFIFLDCAAAIYNYTARKSKGKKNSQIAEHISVQLQNDLNQYKSILLLAMNGCFNSVIVEYRSLYESFVIGQYLVQNPDLVPVYKDHLQFLRYHLTQLVGNSTPEWDKIHDEYLNKYGSEFAENYGWTKSKIPNKKDRKIGTLAKECNLENSFTVLYKYSSSYVHSSAFSVSTRPDLSQIKIFFQAAMHFIESEINDYLRESKLPAKDAVIMRNILVFLYQDFEKLDKNLKRDL; encoded by the coding sequence ATGGACCAAAAATTCCTAAAACGCCTTATTTTAGAATGTCCTCTTACAGATTTTTCACAAAACGGAAACGTTACTGAAAGACAATTGCAGCTTGATAAATATTTAGAACAATTCACTTCTTTCCTTTATGCAAATGAAAATCAACTTATCCAGCATTTCTGGCAGGATTATATTGCATCCTCAGAAATAGTATTGCTCCAGAATTCAAAAATGCTAAGAAGATGTTTTATTTTCCTGGATTGTGCTGCTGCAATTTATAACTATACGGCAAGAAAAAGCAAAGGTAAAAAGAATTCACAAATTGCAGAACATATTTCTGTTCAGCTTCAAAATGATTTGAATCAATATAAAAGCATTCTGCTTCTTGCAATGAATGGCTGCTTTAATAGCGTGATTGTAGAGTATCGTTCGCTATATGAAAGTTTTGTAATTGGACAGTATCTCGTTCAGAATCCTGATTTAGTTCCTGTTTATAAAGATCATCTACAATTTCTTAGATATCATCTTACTCAGCTTGTTGGAAACAGCACACCAGAATGGGATAAAATACACGATGAATATTTGAATAAATATGGTTCAGAGTTTGCAGAAAATTATGGTTGGACAAAAAGCAAAATTCCAAATAAAAAAGACAGAAAAATTGGAACTTTGGCAAAAGAATGTAATTTGGAAAATTCATTCACCGTTCTATACAAGTATTCTAGTAGTTATGTTCATTCTTCGGCCTTTTCAGTATCGACGAGACCAGATTTATCTCAGATAAAAATATTCTTTCAAGCGGCTATGCACTTTATCGAATCTGAGATAAATGATTATCTACGAGAAAGTAAACTGCCTGCAAAAGATGCAGTTATTATGCGGAATATCCTGGTATTTTTATATCAGGATTTTGAAAAACTAGATAAAAATCTAAAACGAGATTTATGA
- the rhuM gene encoding RhuM family protein: protein MIMPTENKSEIIIFKTSDNTVSIDVRFEGETVWLTIDDMSSLFERSRSTINEHILNIFEEGELDKESSVSKIRISDFSTKPTNYYNLDVIISVGYRVKSLRGTQFRQWATKRLNEYIRKGFTMDDERLKQAGGGDYWKEFLARIRDIRFSEKVMYRQVLDLYATSVDYKPKSSESIAFFKMVQNKLHYAVNRQTASEIVMDSCIKACSFRRIFLF, encoded by the coding sequence ATGATAATGCCCACAGAAAACAAAAGCGAAATCATAATTTTCAAGACCTCGGATAATACTGTTTCTATTGATGTCCGATTTGAGGGCGAAACTGTTTGGCTTACAATAGATGACATGTCCTCCTTGTTTGAAAGGTCCCGCTCAACAATAAATGAACATATCTTGAATATTTTTGAGGAAGGAGAGCTTGACAAAGAAAGCTCTGTGAGTAAAATCAGAATTTCCGATTTTTCTACCAAACCAACTAATTACTATAATCTTGATGTCATTATTTCCGTGGGGTATAGAGTAAAGTCGTTAAGGGGTACTCAATTCCGCCAGTGGGCTACAAAGCGCTTAAATGAATACATCCGCAAAGGCTTTACGATGGACGATGAACGGCTCAAGCAGGCTGGCGGCGGTGATTATTGGAAAGAGTTTTTAGCCCGCATCCGAGATATCCGTTTTTCTGAAAAAGTGATGTACCGCCAGGTTCTGGACTTGTACGCGACTAGCGTGGACTATAAGCCTAAATCGTCAGAATCAATTGCTTTCTTTAAGATGGTTCAGAACAAGCTTCATTATGCGGTGAATCGGCAGACCGCATCTGAAATTGTAATGGACTCTTGCATCAAGGCTTGTTCATTCCGGAGGATTTTTTTGTTTTAA